Proteins encoded by one window of Streptococcus sanguinis:
- a CDS encoding Nramp family divalent metal transporter, whose translation MSSYEKVSLSEINQSIETPNNNHFWQNLKAFLGPGALVAVGYMDPGNWITSVVGGASYKYSLLFVILISSIIAMQLQQMAGKLGIVTRMDLAQATAHHAPKWLRYSLWVILELALMATDLAEVLGSAIALNLLFKIPIMIAILLTVLDVFLLLLLMKFGFKKIEAIVTTLILTILAIFTYLVALSNPSIQGIIGGYLPTSTLFETPLPGHESQLTLALGIVGATVMPHNLYLHSSLSQTRKINHKDKKDVRKAVRFMTWDSNLQLSLAFIVNSLLLILGASLFFGHASEISAFSQMYNALQDSTIAGAIASSILSTLFALALLASGQNSTITGTLTGQIVMEGFLHLRLPQWLIRIGTRIFALLPVIIVAVLFGHQEKTLDQLLVYSQVFLSIALPFSIFPLIYLTSKKSLMGEFTNAKWNTILGYAVSIILTILNIKLLFDIF comes from the coding sequence ATGTCCTCTTATGAAAAAGTCTCTCTTTCTGAGATCAATCAATCTATTGAGACTCCAAATAACAATCATTTTTGGCAAAATCTAAAAGCATTCTTAGGACCTGGTGCACTTGTGGCAGTTGGCTACATGGATCCAGGAAACTGGATCACCAGCGTGGTTGGTGGTGCCTCCTACAAGTACAGTCTTTTATTTGTTATTTTGATTTCATCCATCATTGCTATGCAGTTACAACAGATGGCTGGAAAGCTCGGTATCGTGACTAGGATGGACCTAGCGCAGGCAACAGCTCATCATGCTCCCAAGTGGCTTCGCTATAGTTTGTGGGTGATTTTAGAATTGGCTTTAATGGCGACAGACTTGGCTGAGGTTCTAGGTTCAGCGATTGCCTTAAATCTTTTGTTTAAAATACCGATTATGATTGCTATCCTTCTAACCGTTTTAGATGTATTTTTATTACTTTTATTGATGAAATTTGGTTTCAAAAAAATTGAAGCTATTGTTACGACCCTTATTTTAACCATATTAGCCATCTTTACCTATCTTGTGGCCTTATCCAATCCAAGTATCCAAGGGATTATTGGTGGTTATTTACCAACTTCAACTTTATTTGAAACACCGTTACCAGGTCATGAAAGTCAATTGACCTTGGCTCTAGGGATTGTAGGTGCGACAGTCATGCCCCATAATCTCTATCTTCATTCCTCTCTATCCCAGACAAGGAAAATAAATCACAAAGATAAGAAGGATGTTCGAAAAGCAGTGCGCTTTATGACCTGGGATTCAAATCTTCAGTTGTCTCTAGCCTTTATTGTAAATTCCTTGCTTCTCATTTTAGGTGCCTCCCTCTTTTTTGGTCATGCATCTGAAATTTCAGCTTTCTCCCAAATGTACAATGCTTTACAGGATTCGACGATAGCAGGAGCGATAGCTAGCTCAATTCTGTCAACTTTGTTTGCTTTAGCCCTCTTAGCAAGTGGCCAGAATTCGACCATTACAGGTACCTTGACAGGACAGATTGTCATGGAAGGTTTCTTACATCTAAGATTGCCTCAGTGGCTTATCCGTATCGGTACACGTATTTTTGCCTTGCTACCTGTGATTATAGTCGCCGTTTTGTTTGGGCATCAAGAAAAAACCTTGGATCAGTTATTGGTCTATTCACAGGTCTTTCTTTCAATCGCTCTTCCGTTTTCAATTTTCCCCTTGATTTATCTAACCTCTAAGAAGTCACTGATGGGAGAATTTACTAATGCCAAGTGGAACACAATCCTAGGTTACGCAGTTTCCATTATCTTAACCATTCTCAATATCAAACTTCTTTTCGATATTTTTTAG
- a CDS encoding GNAT family N-acetyltransferase codes for MEEFHDFIKRVFDEQYEACFGPDMLEKLEPQDYYLRREKDGRLIALLHAQQVLENIHIKALVVDKEHQKKGLGASLLAELEEKAAEAGVTSITLSTKSYQARDFYIKQGYEIYASLTDVPQKGITKYHFIKRLG; via the coding sequence ATGGAAGAATTTCATGATTTTATTAAGCGGGTTTTTGATGAGCAATATGAGGCTTGTTTTGGTCCAGATATGCTTGAAAAACTTGAACCTCAAGATTATTATCTAAGGCGGGAGAAAGATGGCCGGTTAATTGCCTTGCTCCATGCTCAACAGGTGTTGGAAAACATTCATATCAAGGCTTTGGTGGTGGATAAAGAACATCAGAAAAAAGGCCTAGGAGCCAGTCTTTTGGCAGAATTAGAAGAAAAGGCTGCAGAAGCTGGAGTAACTAGCATTACCTTGTCCACTAAATCTTATCAGGCCAGGGATTTTTACATCAAGCAAGGCTATGAAATCTACGCCAGTCTAACAGATGTCCCACAAAAGGGCATTACCAAATATCATTTTATTAAGAGATTAGGCTGA
- the glnA gene encoding type I glutamate--ammonia ligase: MSITAADIRREVKEKNVTFIRLMFSDILGTMKNVEIPATDEQLDKVLSNKAMFDGSSIEGFVRINESDMYLYPDLDTWTVFPWGDENGSVAGLICDVYTTDHVPFLGDPRSNLKRALKHMEELGFKSFNLGPEPEFFLFKLDENGDPTLEVNDKGGYFDLAPTDLADNTRREIVNVLTKMGFEVEASHHEVAVGQHEIDFKYDEVLRACDKIQIFKLVVKTIARKHGLYATFMAKPKFGIAGSGMHCNMSLFDQDGNNAFFDPEDPKGMQLSETAYHFLGGLINHAYNYTAIMNPTVNSYKRLVPGYEAPVYIAWAGRNRSPLVRVPASRGMGTRLELRSVDPMANPYIAMAVLLEVGLHGVENKIEAPAPIEENIYIMTPEERKEAGITDLPSTLHNALKALTEDEVVKAALGEHIYTSFLEAKRIEWASYATFVSQWEVDNYLDLY; this comes from the coding sequence ATGTCTATTACAGCAGCTGATATCCGTCGCGAAGTAAAAGAGAAAAATGTTACCTTTATTCGTCTTATGTTCTCTGATATTCTAGGAACTATGAAGAATGTAGAAATTCCTGCCACGGATGAACAGCTTGACAAAGTCTTATCCAATAAAGCCATGTTTGATGGTTCTTCCATCGAAGGTTTTGTCCGTATCAATGAATCAGATATGTATCTTTATCCTGATTTGGATACTTGGACAGTCTTTCCTTGGGGAGATGAAAACGGCAGTGTAGCGGGTTTGATTTGCGATGTTTATACGACAGATCATGTACCGTTTCTAGGGGATCCTCGCAGTAACCTCAAGCGCGCCCTCAAGCATATGGAAGAGCTGGGCTTCAAATCCTTTAACCTCGGACCAGAGCCAGAGTTTTTCCTCTTTAAGTTGGATGAAAATGGGGACCCGACGCTGGAAGTAAATGACAAGGGTGGTTATTTTGACTTGGCGCCGACAGACTTGGCAGATAATACTCGTCGGGAAATCGTCAATGTCCTGACCAAGATGGGCTTTGAAGTAGAAGCTAGTCACCATGAGGTAGCAGTTGGCCAGCACGAGATTGACTTTAAGTATGACGAAGTGCTTCGTGCTTGTGATAAGATTCAGATTTTCAAGCTGGTTGTGAAAACTATTGCTCGTAAGCACGGTCTGTATGCGACCTTTATGGCTAAGCCGAAGTTTGGTATTGCGGGATCTGGTATGCACTGTAACATGTCCCTCTTTGATCAAGACGGAAATAATGCCTTCTTCGATCCAGAAGATCCAAAAGGTATGCAGCTGTCAGAAACAGCCTACCATTTCTTGGGTGGTTTGATTAATCATGCTTATAACTATACAGCTATCATGAACCCAACGGTTAACTCATACAAACGTCTGGTTCCTGGCTATGAAGCGCCAGTATATATCGCTTGGGCAGGACGCAATCGTTCACCGTTGGTGCGCGTGCCGGCTTCTCGTGGTATGGGTACTCGCTTGGAGTTGCGCTCCGTTGACCCGATGGCCAATCCATATATTGCTATGGCTGTTCTCTTGGAAGTTGGACTGCACGGTGTCGAAAATAAAATCGAAGCTCCAGCACCAATCGAAGAGAATATCTATATCATGACTCCAGAGGAGCGGAAGGAAGCTGGAATTACAGACCTGCCGTCTACTCTTCACAATGCCTTGAAGGCCTTGACAGAAGACGAAGTCGTTAAAGCGGCTCTTGGCGAGCATATCTATACAAGCTTCTTAGAAGCTAAGCGTATTGAGTGGGCTAGCTATGCAACCTTCGTCTCTCAATGGGAAGTGGATAATTATCTAGATTTATACTAA
- a CDS encoding MerR family transcriptional regulator, whose product MKEKEFRRNMAVFPIGSVMKLTDLSARQIRYYEDQNLITPARNEGNRRMYSLNDMDRLLEIKDYISEGYNIAAIKRKYAEREAKSRKTISDKDVRRALHHDILQQGRFASSLPTFGQMRRP is encoded by the coding sequence ATGAAGGAAAAAGAGTTTCGCCGAAACATGGCAGTCTTTCCCATCGGCAGTGTTATGAAACTGACGGACCTATCTGCCCGTCAGATCCGTTATTATGAAGACCAGAATCTGATTACCCCTGCTCGGAATGAGGGCAATCGTCGGATGTATTCTTTGAATGATATGGACCGCCTTTTAGAAATTAAAGATTATATTTCGGAAGGTTATAATATCGCTGCAATTAAGAGGAAATATGCTGAGCGTGAAGCCAAGTCCCGCAAGACCATTAGTGACAAAGATGTCCGCCGTGCCCTGCATCATGACATCTTGCAGCAAGGCCGTTTTGCTTCTTCTCTGCCAACCTTTGGTCAGATGCGTCGACCATAG